The following coding sequences are from one Haloferax litoreum window:
- a CDS encoding cellulase family glycosylhydrolase, with product MVKDNKHSGSSEYSSTWVGRRTFLKASGVAVLGGVGSTFTSQTERDTSVSTGLTDIRGANYFPSTAWNAYQTWAFYDNSVVERELDMAKSLGLNALRVFASYEQWVEDGPSFFSRMEHFLSECAARGIRPIVVLFEAPPKGEPTEYNRTATDPTEAFGVHSPSRQIILQPRRWSGYTRSPLHFARWWAQKYATDSRLLATEIMNEPGDVQPRQDFVHDVLHEVRKHASSATLTMGCKDFQFNHVYDTNDELDVHQFHMNLPRDSKAADAYLQEARAHRQETGKPLWCTEWQRTLTGPPNRFLPNYTSLAATIENAHDNRSLDGDFFWGLMLKPAYLRDPRSKGRVNGVFHPDGTPFDVDDYAALSNGPRYYPTSWDTHSFPYPNPSVSDD from the coding sequence ATGGTCAAAGATAATAAACACTCTGGTTCCTCGGAATATTCTTCGACATGGGTTGGACGCCGCACCTTCCTGAAGGCTTCGGGCGTAGCCGTTCTCGGAGGTGTTGGCTCGACGTTCACGAGTCAGACGGAGAGGGACACGTCGGTTTCAACTGGTCTCACCGACATTCGTGGGGCCAATTACTTTCCATCGACGGCTTGGAACGCCTATCAGACGTGGGCATTCTACGACAACAGTGTCGTCGAGCGTGAACTCGACATGGCCAAATCACTCGGCCTCAACGCTCTCAGAGTGTTCGCCTCCTACGAGCAGTGGGTGGAGGATGGGCCTTCCTTTTTCTCTCGTATGGAACATTTCCTGTCGGAGTGTGCTGCGCGAGGGATTCGCCCGATTGTGGTCCTCTTCGAAGCGCCCCCGAAAGGAGAACCCACAGAGTACAACCGCACGGCGACTGACCCCACCGAGGCATTCGGCGTTCATTCACCATCCAGACAGATTATTTTGCAACCGAGACGCTGGTCGGGGTACACTCGGTCACCACTCCACTTCGCACGGTGGTGGGCACAGAAATATGCGACCGATTCCCGACTGCTCGCGACCGAGATAATGAACGAACCAGGGGATGTCCAACCCCGCCAAGACTTCGTTCACGACGTGCTTCACGAAGTGCGAAAACACGCTTCCTCTGCCACCCTCACGATGGGCTGTAAGGACTTTCAGTTCAACCACGTGTACGATACGAACGACGAACTCGACGTCCATCAGTTCCACATGAACTTACCTCGGGACTCGAAAGCGGCCGATGCGTACCTCCAAGAGGCTCGTGCACACCGACAGGAGACGGGTAAACCGCTCTGGTGCACCGAGTGGCAGCGAACCCTGACGGGTCCACCGAACCGCTTTTTACCAAACTACACGTCGCTCGCTGCGACCATCGAAAACGCACACGACAATCGGAGTCTCGACGGCGATTTCTTCTGGGGGTTGATGCTCAAGCCAGCATACCTTCGAGACCCCCGGAGCAAAGGACGTGTAAACGGTGTGTTTCACCCGGACGGAACGCCATTCGACGTTGATGATTATGCGGCACTCTCTAACGGCCCTCGGTACTATCCAACCAGTTGGGACACACACTCGTTCCCGTATCCGAACCCGTCAGTATCCGACGACTGA
- a CDS encoding PQQ-binding-like beta-propeller repeat protein, protein MNRRALLTTVATGGAVALAGCSALGESCGPPTSTFDRPRDRWPASGYDPTNTSYAPAGPSSGETQWRTDREAGEGPRLNGWFSSPIVGDGAVYVAIRQFDGHDHDYPGYLVALDDETGELRWRVELPSLASGDPTLAGDSILVGDLGGTLHALSTAGERRWTQELNAAVRTPTVVGEHVYVLDASATVYGFTLDGEKCWEYSQSNVWDGLLGGNSFAANSAPAVDDSRVYVAVQANPDGDETAHVVAFDHEGDEEWRYRFPTGYRPPNTPTVVDGTVLVTGGDQIVALDAVTGEQEWRFVVGHRHTGAPATDGERVYVGAKNLYALDIGDGSEQWRVVNYGVNDSIGWAKSIPFMGRPAVTDDAIYLRAGAFDPSDGSRLWGDLAEETVLESDYTPRYYSWHSMAPLSVTADALYLSHQSQGVTKIA, encoded by the coding sequence ATGAACCGTCGTGCCCTCCTGACCACGGTTGCCACTGGGGGAGCCGTGGCACTCGCTGGTTGCAGTGCGCTAGGTGAATCCTGTGGGCCACCCACGAGTACGTTCGACAGACCACGCGACCGCTGGCCGGCGAGTGGGTACGACCCGACGAACACCTCCTATGCCCCTGCTGGGCCGTCGAGCGGGGAGACGCAGTGGAGGACCGACCGCGAGGCTGGCGAAGGTCCGCGGTTGAATGGCTGGTTCAGTTCGCCCATCGTCGGTGACGGTGCGGTGTACGTCGCGATACGACAGTTCGACGGGCACGACCACGACTACCCTGGCTACCTCGTCGCGCTCGACGACGAGACAGGTGAGTTGCGGTGGCGTGTCGAACTCCCATCGTTGGCAAGCGGCGACCCGACACTCGCGGGTGACAGCATACTCGTCGGAGACCTGGGGGGGACGCTCCACGCTCTCTCGACGGCCGGCGAACGACGCTGGACACAGGAACTCAACGCAGCGGTCCGAACACCGACTGTCGTCGGTGAGCACGTCTACGTCCTTGACGCGTCGGCGACGGTGTACGGTTTCACCCTCGATGGAGAGAAGTGCTGGGAGTACAGCCAATCCAACGTCTGGGACGGCCTCCTCGGTGGCAATTCGTTCGCCGCCAACAGTGCTCCAGCAGTCGACGACTCACGTGTCTACGTGGCGGTCCAAGCGAACCCCGACGGGGACGAAACCGCCCACGTCGTCGCATTCGACCACGAGGGAGACGAGGAGTGGCGTTACAGATTCCCAACTGGATATCGACCACCGAACACACCCACTGTCGTCGACGGGACCGTTCTCGTGACCGGGGGTGACCAGATAGTCGCCCTCGACGCGGTGACGGGCGAGCAGGAGTGGCGATTCGTCGTCGGCCACCGGCACACCGGTGCACCAGCGACCGATGGAGAGCGCGTCTACGTCGGCGCGAAGAACCTCTATGCGCTTGACATCGGTGACGGGAGCGAGCAGTGGCGCGTCGTCAACTACGGCGTCAACGATTCCATCGGGTGGGCGAAGAGCATCCCGTTCATGGGGCGCCCCGCGGTAACCGACGACGCCATCTACCTCCGGGCAGGCGCGTTCGACCCCTCCGACGGCAGCAGACTGTGGGGTGACCTCGCTGAAGAGACGGTACTCGAGTCAGACTACACGCCGAGGTACTACTCTTGGCACTCGATGGCACCGCTTTCGGTGACTGCAGACGCGCTGTATCTCTCCCATCAGAGCCAGGGGGTGACGAAGATAGCATGA
- a CDS encoding outer membrane protein assembly factor BamB family protein has protein sequence MNRRRFLQTVGAAGSVGSTVGLTGCSQRSGDGSDGEGTGRSEACESYDPTVTGSPHWRTVRGDPAGTGVVPASGAPEPPLSLDWTFTLGGMVGAGQPVATTDRVYAHEYDSMLYAVDAASGAEVWQRSVDGLRGAPAVDDKVVVALADSTVLGLDPETGETLWTAPETKTDLFQGSPVVVDETVYIPTELSLLALDLTDGTVRWQHTTGEETIATPAIAGETVYYGDYDTYVYAVDAATGEERWRAKTDAHIECNVSVADGLVFAGSRDETVRALDATSGECLWTREFGADPDVIATDGSHVYVDIGRQLYALETTSGASCWSTAYGETRGIGIAVGGGHVYTPLTDPESEYGTRPGVLDAVTGETVAQTQMELESDYARFYKGSAVADGAMYASGVAEGGITLARFS, from the coding sequence ATGAACCGGCGTCGCTTCCTCCAGACAGTAGGTGCTGCCGGTTCGGTTGGCTCGACAGTCGGCCTCACGGGCTGTAGCCAACGCTCCGGCGACGGTTCGGACGGGGAAGGCACGGGTCGGTCGGAAGCGTGCGAGTCGTACGACCCGACGGTCACCGGGTCGCCTCACTGGCGGACAGTCAGAGGCGACCCCGCTGGGACGGGTGTCGTTCCGGCGAGTGGGGCACCTGAGCCGCCTCTGTCGCTCGACTGGACGTTCACGCTCGGTGGGATGGTCGGGGCGGGACAGCCCGTCGCCACCACTGACCGAGTCTACGCACACGAGTACGACTCGATGCTGTACGCGGTCGACGCGGCATCCGGTGCGGAAGTATGGCAAAGAAGCGTCGACGGGCTACGTGGGGCTCCGGCCGTCGACGACAAAGTGGTCGTCGCTCTCGCAGACTCGACAGTCCTTGGACTCGACCCAGAGACGGGTGAGACGCTGTGGACCGCTCCCGAGACCAAGACCGACCTGTTTCAGGGGAGTCCAGTCGTCGTCGACGAGACGGTCTACATCCCGACCGAACTGTCGCTCCTCGCACTCGACCTCACCGACGGGACGGTCAGGTGGCAGCACACGACGGGTGAAGAGACGATTGCGACACCCGCTATCGCTGGCGAGACGGTCTACTACGGCGATTACGATACCTACGTCTACGCCGTCGATGCGGCGACCGGTGAGGAGCGCTGGCGCGCCAAGACGGACGCGCACATCGAGTGTAACGTCTCTGTCGCGGACGGCCTCGTCTTCGCTGGCAGTCGTGATGAGACCGTTCGTGCACTCGATGCGACGTCTGGCGAGTGTCTCTGGACGCGTGAGTTTGGGGCAGACCCGGATGTCATCGCGACCGATGGTTCCCACGTGTACGTCGATATTGGCCGCCAACTCTACGCGCTCGAGACCACGAGCGGTGCATCGTGCTGGTCGACGGCTTACGGAGAAACCAGGGGCATCGGCATCGCCGTCGGTGGCGGTCACGTCTATACGCCACTCACCGACCCGGAGTCAGAGTACGGTACCCGCCCGGGCGTGCTCGACGCGGTGACCGGCGAGACGGTCGCTCAGACACAGATGGAGTTGGAGTCTGACTACGCGAGATTCTACAAAGGGTCTGCCGTCGCTGACGGTGCGATGTACGCTTCCGGGGTCGCTGAGGGTGGTATCACGCTTGCTCGGTTCAGCTGA
- a CDS encoding cytidine deaminase, whose product MEGSPLTPEDEELVEHVKGVNNEAFDPDFFEGAHIVAAGVRTTDGDIYDGVSIPASIGRASMCGEPVALGSAAADGRCHDEIETCVAVAYPLPHHDTDEQRVVPPCGSCREMLADFDDGLRVIVPVDGTLRVVPAIDLLPTRTW is encoded by the coding sequence ATGGAAGGGTCCCCACTCACTCCCGAGGATGAAGAACTCGTCGAGCACGTGAAAGGAGTCAACAACGAGGCGTTCGACCCAGATTTCTTCGAGGGAGCACACATCGTTGCTGCTGGCGTCAGAACCACAGATGGTGATATCTACGACGGTGTCAGCATTCCGGCGAGCATCGGCCGGGCTTCGATGTGCGGCGAACCTGTCGCGCTCGGGTCGGCAGCCGCCGACGGCCGTTGTCACGACGAAATAGAGACTTGCGTCGCTGTCGCCTACCCGCTCCCGCATCACGACACCGACGAGCAACGGGTCGTCCCGCCGTGTGGCTCGTGTCGGGAGATGTTGGCTGACTTCGACGACGGCCTCCGTGTCATCGTGCCCGTCGACGGGACACTTCGCGTCGTCCCAGCAATCGACCTCCTCCCGACACGAACCTGGTAG
- a CDS encoding YdeI/OmpD-associated family protein, whose protein sequence is MIPIFFESRNEFRTWLEEHHDTAEELWVGYYKVDAERSGIGYGESVEEALCFGWVDGLIKGIDDETYTRRFTPRRPDSKWSKANKERVEAMVEVGEMTRAGMELVEAAKESGEWADAYRLADDHEIPAELEAALRENETAWENFQNFSNTDQHAFITAVEEAKTDETKQKRIERTVGLAEQDLRAYDQNNKRRL, encoded by the coding sequence ATGATTCCGATATTCTTCGAATCTCGCAACGAGTTCCGTACCTGGTTGGAAGAGCACCACGACACGGCCGAGGAACTGTGGGTCGGTTACTACAAGGTCGACGCCGAGCGATCCGGTATCGGCTACGGCGAGTCAGTCGAGGAAGCGCTCTGCTTCGGGTGGGTCGACGGCCTGATCAAGGGCATCGACGACGAGACGTACACGCGTCGCTTCACGCCCAGGAGACCCGACAGCAAATGGTCCAAGGCGAACAAGGAGCGGGTCGAAGCGATGGTCGAGGTGGGGGAGATGACCCGGGCTGGGATGGAGCTCGTCGAAGCGGCGAAGGAGTCGGGAGAGTGGGCGGATGCCTATCGACTCGCCGACGACCACGAAATCCCGGCCGAACTTGAGGCGGCGCTACGTGAGAACGAGACTGCCTGGGAGAACTTCCAGAACTTCTCGAACACTGACCAGCACGCGTTCATCACGGCCGTCGAGGAGGCAAAGACGGACGAAACAAAGCAAAAGCGCATCGAACGAACGGTTGGCCTTGCGGAGCAAGACCTTCGAGCATACGACCAGAACAACAAGCGGCGGCTGTAA
- a CDS encoding type II toxin-antitoxin system HicB family antitoxin, with protein sequence MPNAYPVHPATRGKTASSTRNGDTNEGEIRLWQENGWWIARDVDTGVTTQGESREEALDNLDDAVAVHTGERGREPTDEELRALGINPANNTTGDQETPDVLD encoded by the coding sequence ATGCCGAATGCTTATCCAGTTCATCCGGCAACGAGGGGTAAGACGGCCAGTTCGACTCGTAACGGCGATACCAACGAAGGCGAGATTCGTCTCTGGCAAGAAAATGGCTGGTGGATTGCGAGGGACGTCGATACGGGCGTGACCACGCAGGGGGAGTCCAGAGAAGAAGCGCTGGACAACCTCGACGATGCTGTCGCAGTCCACACCGGCGAACGTGGCCGCGAACCGACGGACGAAGAACTTCGTGCGCTGGGAATCAACCCCGCGAACAACACCACAGGCGACCAAGAAACCCCGGACGTGCTCGACTAA
- a CDS encoding type II toxin-antitoxin system HicA family toxin: MERRTFSGIEVVKVLVNVGGIEWRRTTGDHAQLYYEHPTNEADRRQVTVPLHSELRTGTLRSIAESDGAHDFDAFCEWIDENAEFSTKR; this comes from the coding sequence ATGGAGCGGCGAACGTTCTCCGGGATAGAGGTCGTGAAAGTGCTGGTCAACGTCGGCGGAATCGAGTGGCGACGAACGACCGGTGACCACGCTCAACTGTACTACGAACACCCGACGAACGAAGCAGACCGCCGACAGGTGACTGTCCCACTTCATAGCGAGCTCCGTACCGGGACGCTCCGGAGCATCGCTGAGAGTGACGGAGCACACGATTTCGATGCTTTCTGTGAATGGATAGACGAAAACGCCGAGTTTTCAACGAAGAGATGA
- a CDS encoding S8 family serine peptidase has translation MLSLTVAISVLAITTAPTQQSPPATTASTDPAIASLHERGYNGSNVTVGVVDVTGFDTDHPALNGQVAATRTFGSNNGDVTHGTASAAVVAHVAPDADLYLASFDDVAGYRAAIAWLVEEDVDVIVAPVSFFGRAGDGSSPASRAAMSAVRKDTVFVAPAGNVARGHWSGRYDRTRNELLHFEGGTRNFLQGDTRSVRVWLSWDKSRDGDNDATRGATRITDDTESGGRYVLELYRTDGRQTELVARSSPVEGVSRTQRLVTRVDPGQHFLVVRGPSEATGDRLTIVSPTTHLQYGDSKGSVVAPATARGVISVGAYDRNARRIEPFSARGPTEDGRLGIDIVAPDRMSAIRTGESFVGTSAAAPYAAGVAALVLDAHPELSPRAVEALLETTATDVGPDGVDHAGGHGLIAPVRAVSTATNESSNTRLSYR, from the coding sequence GTGCTCTCACTTACGGTCGCAATTAGCGTCCTCGCCATCACGACAGCACCCACCCAGCAGTCGCCACCCGCGACGACGGCGTCGACTGACCCCGCAATCGCGAGCCTCCACGAACGCGGCTACAACGGGTCGAACGTGACCGTCGGCGTGGTCGACGTAACCGGATTCGATACCGACCACCCGGCGCTCAACGGTCAGGTCGCCGCGACACGCACGTTCGGCAGCAATAACGGCGACGTCACCCATGGTACCGCTTCTGCAGCAGTCGTCGCTCACGTCGCCCCAGATGCTGACCTCTACCTAGCGTCGTTCGACGATGTCGCAGGCTATCGCGCAGCAATCGCGTGGCTCGTAGAAGAGGACGTAGACGTCATCGTCGCACCAGTCTCCTTTTTCGGGCGTGCCGGTGACGGCAGCTCACCCGCGTCTCGTGCAGCGATGAGCGCGGTCAGGAAGGACACCGTCTTCGTCGCACCTGCCGGCAACGTCGCCCGCGGCCACTGGTCCGGGCGATACGACCGAACGAGGAACGAACTCCTCCATTTCGAGGGTGGGACGCGTAACTTCTTGCAGGGAGACACGCGGTCGGTTCGAGTGTGGCTCTCGTGGGACAAGAGCAGAGACGGTGACAACGACGCTACCCGGGGTGCTACTCGTATCACGGATGACACCGAATCCGGGGGGAGGTACGTCCTCGAACTATACCGGACCGACGGCCGACAGACCGAACTCGTCGCCCGTTCGTCGCCGGTCGAGGGCGTCTCTCGGACCCAGCGACTCGTCACTCGCGTCGACCCCGGTCAACACTTTCTCGTAGTTCGTGGGCCGTCAGAGGCGACTGGTGACCGACTGACGATTGTCTCGCCGACCACTCACCTCCAGTATGGTGATAGTAAGGGAAGCGTCGTCGCCCCTGCGACTGCCCGGGGTGTCATCTCTGTCGGCGCGTACGACCGCAACGCACGGCGAATCGAACCGTTTAGTGCTCGTGGACCAACGGAAGACGGGAGACTCGGAATCGATATCGTCGCCCCCGACCGCATGTCGGCCATCCGCACGGGTGAGTCGTTCGTCGGAACTTCGGCCGCCGCGCCCTACGCTGCTGGAGTCGCCGCGCTCGTCCTCGATGCACACCCGGAGCTCTCACCACGCGCGGTCGAAGCACTCTTGGAGACCACGGCAACCGACGTCGGCCCAGACGGTGTCGACCACGCTGGCGGTCACGGCCTCATCGCACCGGTCCGCGCGGTATCGACAGCGACGAACGAAAGTTCAAACACACGCTTGAGCTACAGGTAG
- a CDS encoding ArsR/SmtB family transcription factor, with amino-acid sequence MSGLIDQLQPQTPTADERPRVIEVHSEETGEVIDALSSETRRKILEALFEEPTTPSVLSTHLDTSVQNVHYHLSALQEAELVESIDVRYSEKGNEMSVYAPANDPIVLVGDGERRTRVRQSITDLVAGIGVLALAALFVQWGAERLLRTPVGGGAIEPASWNPSAGPGEAVGWFVFDVVEPGVLFFFGCLLAVALAARAFD; translated from the coding sequence ATGTCTGGACTCATCGACCAACTGCAACCCCAGACCCCGACTGCCGACGAGCGCCCGCGGGTAATCGAGGTCCACTCCGAGGAGACGGGCGAAGTCATCGACGCGCTCTCATCGGAGACTCGGCGAAAAATCCTCGAGGCACTGTTCGAGGAACCGACGACACCCTCCGTGTTGTCGACGCACCTCGACACGTCGGTCCAAAACGTCCACTATCACCTCTCGGCGCTCCAGGAAGCGGAACTCGTCGAGTCTATCGACGTCCGGTACTCTGAGAAGGGAAACGAAATGTCGGTGTACGCGCCGGCGAACGACCCAATCGTCCTCGTCGGTGACGGAGAACGCCGAACTCGGGTACGACAGTCGATTACGGACCTCGTCGCCGGTATCGGGGTGCTCGCACTCGCCGCGCTCTTCGTCCAGTGGGGAGCGGAGCGTCTGTTGCGGACACCGGTCGGAGGCGGCGCAATCGAGCCAGCTTCATGGAATCCCAGTGCGGGTCCGGGAGAAGCAGTCGGCTGGTTCGTCTTCGATGTGGTCGAACCGGGTGTCCTCTTTTTCTTTGGGTGCCTCCTCGCGGTGGCGCTGGCCGCGCGGGCGTTCGACTGA
- a CDS encoding BGTF surface domain-containing protein: MTRRIFVVGAAVLAVTLVVSSIVAPVAAADDEPTFAKNITTVQSGETVNVTVLTPGDDSATAVVTVGSNESGFVARASVVDTNGDGRVSLLMNTSEAGTGDASSYLSVPEGDELRSAEQVTSNLSDSIDPGAYDLAVGPSDEPTDIGTLVVESQRVDEQTTTAEAPSLPGDAADSDSITVVPSEDRIVVDPEAEQTIRGETTFEAGTNLSFRVKAVTGRKYLQARQVSVNESGEFNATLDFSVADPGSTFELVVVGPGETRESVPGRVNGSWVPPEDGTDGDTDSEDDTETDDYPLPADGDDSDAITVLPTEDNFSLESATGRVVHGETSLEPGTELTIRIRSIEGRNFIKSADTEVGEFGTFSTRFDFDGVPSGTTFVLRIAGPNGTVEEVPGRVVDCESDCTVPETTVFPVDGFGVVAVTETSQTAEARIPIRLDERTEATLVVGGDSVNYRTGMTVRDGNGDGRILVVFDSAAAGDEAPTLRVVSRGDSGERAIEETDLPRLIDAGSYPLTLYAGTDTTKNPIDTGELVIGKASNDVGTDSDRTTAESTPALDPDSSVSPVDGRIDARLFSIGGLAIGGVLAVLGVAIILRRS, from the coding sequence ATGACCCGCCGCATATTCGTGGTCGGCGCGGCGGTGTTGGCGGTCACCCTCGTCGTGTCGTCGATTGTCGCGCCAGTCGCTGCGGCCGATGATGAACCGACGTTCGCCAAAAACATCACGACCGTCCAATCTGGCGAGACGGTCAACGTGACTGTCCTCACCCCCGGTGACGACAGCGCAACTGCCGTGGTTACCGTAGGGTCGAACGAATCGGGTTTCGTTGCCCGCGCGTCGGTGGTCGATACGAACGGCGATGGGCGGGTTTCGCTCCTGATGAACACCTCCGAGGCGGGGACCGGTGACGCCTCATCATATCTCTCGGTTCCGGAGGGTGACGAACTGCGCTCGGCCGAGCAGGTCACGTCGAACCTGTCGGATTCTATCGACCCCGGGGCGTACGACCTTGCCGTTGGGCCGTCGGACGAACCGACAGATATCGGCACCCTCGTCGTCGAGTCACAGCGTGTCGACGAGCAGACGACGACGGCCGAGGCCCCGTCACTTCCGGGTGACGCCGCCGACAGCGACTCGATTACCGTTGTTCCCTCTGAGGACCGCATCGTCGTCGACCCGGAAGCGGAGCAGACGATTCGCGGTGAAACGACCTTCGAGGCGGGGACCAACCTCTCGTTCCGTGTCAAAGCCGTCACCGGCCGAAAGTACCTGCAAGCGAGGCAAGTGTCGGTGAACGAGTCCGGTGAGTTCAACGCGACGTTAGACTTTTCAGTCGCCGACCCTGGGTCGACCTTCGAACTGGTCGTCGTCGGCCCCGGCGAGACACGTGAGTCAGTCCCCGGTCGGGTCAACGGCAGTTGGGTCCCTCCCGAGGACGGTACTGACGGCGACACCGATAGCGAGGACGACACTGAGACGGACGATTATCCGCTCCCAGCAGACGGTGACGACAGCGACGCGATTACCGTCCTCCCCACTGAGGATAACTTCTCGCTCGAATCGGCGACTGGCAGGGTCGTCCACGGCGAAACGTCCCTCGAACCGGGAACTGAGCTAACCATCCGTATTCGCTCGATAGAGGGCCGCAACTTCATCAAGAGCGCCGACACCGAAGTCGGCGAGTTCGGGACCTTCAGCACACGATTCGATTTCGATGGGGTTCCGAGCGGGACGACGTTCGTGCTTCGGATCGCAGGGCCTAACGGGACCGTCGAAGAGGTCCCTGGCCGTGTCGTCGACTGTGAGTCCGACTGCACCGTTCCTGAGACGACGGTGTTCCCCGTGGACGGATTCGGCGTCGTTGCGGTCACAGAAACCAGTCAGACTGCCGAAGCACGCATCCCAATTCGGCTCGACGAACGGACAGAGGCGACGCTCGTCGTCGGTGGTGACTCGGTCAACTACCGGACCGGAATGACCGTCCGTGACGGTAACGGTGATGGACGTATCCTCGTCGTGTTCGACAGCGCAGCAGCGGGCGACGAGGCACCGACCCTCCGTGTCGTCTCACGCGGTGACTCGGGCGAGCGCGCTATCGAGGAGACCGACCTGCCCCGACTCATCGATGCGGGGTCTTACCCCCTCACACTCTACGCAGGCACTGACACGACCAAAAATCCCATCGACACTGGTGAACTGGTAATCGGTAAGGCGTCGAACGACGTGGGGACTGACTCCGACCGGACGACTGCCGAGTCGACGCCAGCACTCGATCCTGATTCCAGTGTGTCACCAGTCGATGGACGAATAGACGCTCGCCTCTTTAGCATCGGTGGTCTCGCCATCGGTGGCGTCCTCGCAGTTCTCGGCGTCGCAATCATCCTCAGACGCTCCTGA
- a CDS encoding XapX domain-containing protein — MASQLVLALLAGVFAGALFSVIKIPIPAPPNLAGILGIIGIYLGYKGIEVLGFRIDISAVLTSLF; from the coding sequence ATGGCCTCACAACTCGTTCTGGCCCTGCTGGCGGGTGTATTTGCTGGAGCCCTGTTCAGTGTCATAAAAATACCAATTCCGGCACCACCCAATCTCGCTGGAATTCTGGGGATTATCGGGATATACTTGGGTTACAAGGGAATCGAGGTGTTGGGGTTCCGTATCGATATTTCAGCGGTACTCACGTCACTATTCTGA
- a CDS encoding peptidylprolyl isomerase produces the protein MELRRRSLLGLATAGIGGTLAGCISSNEATQSGEPTESETSESTESTRGNGQTTATLQTTKGDIVVELYSDRAPRTVENFVGLATGSKPWVDPRTGESVDGEPLYEDVLFHRVIDDFMIQTGDPTGTGRGGPGYQFDDEFHEELRHDGPGVVSMANAGPDTNGSQFFITLDAQPHLDGRHAVFGQVIEGMAVVEAIGAVETDDADRPVNDVILESVTIETA, from the coding sequence ATGGAACTACGACGACGCTCTCTTCTCGGGCTAGCCACCGCTGGCATCGGCGGAACCCTCGCTGGATGCATATCGAGTAACGAGGCAACGCAGAGTGGGGAACCCACCGAAAGCGAAACGTCCGAGTCCACCGAGTCAACGCGGGGAAACGGGCAGACCACGGCGACGTTGCAAACGACCAAAGGTGACATCGTAGTCGAACTCTACAGTGACCGCGCACCCCGAACGGTCGAGAACTTCGTCGGTCTCGCTACCGGTTCGAAACCGTGGGTCGACCCTCGAACCGGTGAGTCCGTCGACGGCGAACCGCTCTACGAAGACGTCCTGTTCCACCGAGTCATCGACGACTTCATGATTCAGACTGGAGACCCGACCGGCACCGGCCGCGGCGGCCCAGGCTACCAATTCGACGACGAATTCCACGAAGAGCTCCGACACGACGGCCCCGGCGTGGTTTCGATGGCCAACGCCGGTCCCGACACGAACGGGTCGCAGTTCTTTATCACGCTCGACGCACAGCCACATCTCGACGGCCGACACGCCGTCTTCGGACAAGTCATCGAGGGGATGGCTGTCGTCGAAGCGATTGGAGCGGTCGAAACCGACGACGCTGACCGGCCGGTCAACGACGTGATTTTGGAGTCAGTGACAATCGAGACCGCATGA